Proteins from a single region of Bacteroidota bacterium:
- a CDS encoding T9SS type A sorting domain-containing protein: MRNLKVLLIFILFICHENLFSQVEWQLLNPRPFAVSNNSVYFININTGWIAGANGKILKTTNAGFNWAISDAGAIFDIYSIYFANDLTGWVCGTGGKVLKSTNGGDNWTSENSGLTVDLYSIKFRDANTGAICGVNNNYSITTNGGTNWIVQNSLTAGTPTYYIKYFDNFSGIMIGDNFVAKTLNGGVNWSTIPNNMGVATSIYFLDSLLGWYFNGGIPNALVKTTNGGTNWNIICEIPGVKINSLYFRDSLQGCAFSSENLFYKTTNGGVNWTSAAQSYGQMVNTAMFFNDSLNGYCVSNRGSILKTNNWGANWINYITNPTPENNIALDFINSNTGWSGGNNILKKTTNSGNNWIISTLPQGVKIFTIEALSNDTILIGGYAPNGISSGAVVYKSTNGGINFSERMQLLGGGISDFCFINSQTGWATCEYANRSYKTVNGGLDWVEFAQYGSKSTFFINQNTGWLLTDVIPVKLQATTNGGTNWTIYTTPTTNGKLRFINATTGVFLGSYLFKTTNSGANWRTINNISNVSSLQFVNDSIAWCVSGSNILYSTNCCETWSIAASSNGIPLTKINFINSNSGWVTGEAGIVLRTTNGGNVFISSVSSEIPDNYSLSQNYPNPFNPSTKINYEIKSSGFVTLKVFDLLGKEVATLVDEKQNAGSYAVDFNSSEFNLRSGIYFYTLNAGEFKETRKMVLIK; this comes from the coding sequence ATGAGAAATCTCAAAGTACTTTTAATATTTATTCTGTTTATTTGCCACGAAAATTTGTTTTCACAGGTTGAATGGCAGTTGCTAAATCCCAGACCTTTTGCGGTTAGTAACAATTCTGTTTATTTTATTAATATAAATACAGGATGGATTGCCGGAGCAAATGGTAAAATTTTGAAGACAACTAATGCAGGATTTAATTGGGCAATTTCAGATGCGGGAGCGATATTCGACATTTATTCTATTTACTTTGCAAATGATTTAACAGGATGGGTTTGCGGTACAGGGGGGAAAGTTTTGAAAAGCACTAATGGTGGAGATAACTGGACCTCTGAAAACAGTGGTTTGACAGTTGATTTGTACTCAATTAAGTTTAGAGATGCCAATACTGGAGCAATTTGCGGGGTTAACAATAATTATAGTATTACAACCAACGGCGGAACTAACTGGATAGTTCAAAATTCATTGACGGCAGGAACTCCCACATATTACATAAAATATTTTGATAATTTCTCAGGTATTATGATTGGTGATAATTTTGTAGCCAAGACATTGAATGGCGGGGTAAATTGGTCAACGATTCCCAATAATATGGGAGTCGCAACTTCTATATATTTTTTAGATAGTTTGCTCGGCTGGTATTTTAACGGAGGAATTCCTAATGCTTTAGTAAAGACAACAAATGGTGGCACAAACTGGAATATAATCTGTGAAATTCCCGGTGTCAAAATTAACTCTCTTTATTTCCGGGATAGTTTACAAGGCTGTGCATTTTCTTCTGAAAATTTATTTTATAAAACAACAAATGGAGGAGTAAACTGGACCTCTGCTGCTCAGTCATACGGTCAAATGGTTAATACTGCTATGTTCTTTAATGACAGCTTGAATGGTTATTGTGTTTCAAACAGAGGGAGTATTTTGAAAACCAACAATTGGGGTGCAAATTGGATTAACTATATAACTAATCCAACTCCTGAAAATAATATTGCTCTTGATTTCATAAACTCTAATACGGGTTGGAGCGGAGGAAATAATATTCTTAAGAAAACGACAAACAGCGGAAACAACTGGATAATAAGCACCTTGCCTCAAGGAGTTAAAATTTTTACAATTGAAGCACTTAGTAATGATACAATTCTTATTGGAGGATATGCACCAAATGGTATTTCATCAGGGGCGGTAGTTTATAAATCAACAAACGGAGGAATTAACTTTTCAGAAAGGATGCAATTACTCGGCGGAGGAATATCTGATTTTTGTTTTATCAATTCTCAAACCGGATGGGCGACTTGTGAATACGCAAACAGGTCATATAAGACAGTAAACGGCGGACTAGATTGGGTAGAATTTGCCCAATATGGTTCAAAAAGTACATTTTTTATAAATCAGAATACAGGCTGGCTTTTAACTGATGTTATCCCTGTAAAATTACAGGCAACAACAAATGGAGGTACCAACTGGACAATTTATACTACTCCTACAACAAACGGAAAGCTAAGATTTATTAATGCTACAACTGGTGTTTTTTTGGGGAGCTATTTGTTTAAAACAACTAATAGCGGAGCTAACTGGAGAACTATAAATAATATTTCAAATGTCAGCTCATTACAATTTGTAAATGATTCAATAGCATGGTGCGTAAGCGGTTCAAATATTCTATACTCTACAAATTGTTGTGAAACCTGGTCTATCGCAGCAAGTTCTAACGGAATACCTTTAACAAAAATAAATTTTATAAATTCAAATTCAGGTTGGGTTACGGGAGAAGCAGGTATAGTTTTACGAACTACTAACGGAGGAAATGTTTTTATTTCTTCGGTATCATCAGAAATTCCGGATAACTATTCTCTTTCCCAAAACTATCCAAACCCGTTCAATCCTTCTACAAAAATAAATTATGAAATTAAATCATCGGGATTTGTTACACTCAAAGTTTTTGATTTGCTTGGAAAGGAAGTTGCAACACTTGTAGACGAAAAACAAAATGCAGGCAGCTACGCAGTTGATTTTAATTCGTCGGAATTCAATCTACGAAGCGGAATTTACTTTTACACTCTGAACGCAGGGGAGTTTAAAGAGACAAGAAAAATGGTGCTAATAAAATAA
- a CDS encoding T9SS type A sorting domain-containing protein, whose translation MKKVNFFFLAVIFLISSDLYSQSGWQWLNPIPQGNGIKKVQFFNDNIGYAVGRSNTVIKTTNGGANWVVVNNGIRALIGTGTDLWRGRLNSLEIIDENTVIAAGNGIIKTTNGGTTWFSIGGDVTSVTGVAFANSNTGFACTSLGKLYRTTNQGALWLLNGTFGTEIGDVYFASEQAGMFCAQISGNAVVYSTTNCGDYWSQAYTVSGFFIHHFDFVNQVTGYALADKYSLPAKLLKSTNGGVNWQLLRDLPFGTGSDNSFEMVSEQAGCIYTNVVNGTFRRTTNEGISWDSIPIRDVPTYGTFALAFNNTSTGFAMGTGGEIFYTSNSGSNWTCKSSQWGILPSLYYAKFFDENNGILLGAGNIIKTSNAGVNWNLYKANCNFYTGYFLNAQTGYSLAFDSLVKTTNGGVNWSLSGNGVFPNGLGSIYFFDESTGFVGDGLGKIFRTSNGGTNWSVQTLNTTTEYNSVGSIQFLDSQTGYLFNAHQQTCGLCPPTYTTVFKTVNAGLNWSSVASFSNVYFNRMKFISASLAYAVAVDGVYKYTGTWTKILNLPKSTMALDIVLPSTITVEGFRSTDSGLNWTPQDQQEEDVYDMYFVNQNTGYIVGYAGAILKTTNGGETISDIRNVNSNVPENYSLSQNYPNPFNPSTRINYELRNSNFILLKIFDLLGKEVATLVNEKQNAGSYAVDFNSTVFNLPSGIYFYTLNTGEFKETRKMILIK comes from the coding sequence ATGAAAAAAGTAAATTTCTTTTTTCTCGCAGTTATTTTTTTAATTTCGTCAGATTTGTATTCCCAGTCAGGATGGCAGTGGCTCAATCCCATTCCACAGGGAAACGGAATAAAAAAAGTTCAATTTTTTAATGATAACATCGGCTATGCAGTTGGCCGAAGTAACACTGTAATTAAAACAACAAACGGCGGAGCTAATTGGGTAGTTGTTAATAATGGCATACGCGCACTCATTGGAACAGGAACAGATTTATGGAGAGGCAGGCTCAACTCTCTTGAAATTATAGATGAAAATACTGTTATAGCAGCAGGGAACGGTATAATAAAAACTACGAACGGTGGTACAACTTGGTTTTCAATCGGAGGTGATGTGACAAGTGTTACCGGAGTTGCCTTCGCAAATAGTAATACAGGTTTTGCATGTACTTCACTGGGAAAATTATACAGAACAACTAATCAGGGTGCTCTTTGGCTGCTTAACGGAACGTTCGGTACAGAAATAGGAGATGTTTATTTTGCATCTGAACAGGCAGGAATGTTTTGCGCGCAGATATCCGGTAATGCCGTAGTTTATTCTACTACTAATTGCGGAGATTATTGGTCACAGGCTTACACGGTTTCCGGTTTTTTTATTCATCATTTTGATTTCGTTAATCAGGTGACGGGTTATGCTCTTGCCGATAAATATTCATTACCCGCAAAACTTTTAAAATCTACAAACGGTGGAGTAAACTGGCAGCTTCTGAGAGATCTTCCTTTTGGTACAGGTTCAGATAACAGCTTTGAAATGGTATCGGAGCAGGCAGGCTGCATTTATACAAATGTTGTCAACGGAACGTTCAGAAGAACAACCAACGAAGGAATAAGCTGGGACTCGATTCCCATAAGGGATGTTCCTACCTACGGTACGTTTGCCCTGGCTTTTAATAACACTTCAACAGGATTTGCAATGGGAACCGGAGGTGAAATTTTTTACACCTCTAATTCCGGAAGCAACTGGACCTGTAAATCTTCTCAATGGGGAATACTTCCTTCTTTATATTATGCAAAATTTTTTGATGAGAATAATGGAATTCTGCTTGGGGCAGGTAATATAATAAAGACATCCAATGCCGGTGTAAACTGGAACTTGTATAAGGCGAACTGTAATTTTTATACAGGATATTTCCTGAATGCGCAAACAGGTTACTCACTTGCATTTGATTCTCTCGTAAAAACAACAAACGGGGGAGTGAACTGGAGCTTATCAGGGAACGGAGTATTTCCTAACGGTCTCGGTTCTATTTACTTCTTTGATGAAAGTACCGGTTTTGTGGGAGATGGACTTGGGAAAATATTCAGGACTTCAAACGGAGGAACAAACTGGTCGGTACAGACATTGAATACAACTACTGAATATAATAGTGTAGGCTCAATTCAGTTTCTTGATTCTCAAACAGGTTATTTATTCAATGCGCATCAGCAAACTTGCGGCTTATGTCCCCCTACCTATACAACTGTATTTAAAACTGTTAATGCAGGGCTCAACTGGAGCTCTGTTGCTTCGTTCTCCAATGTATATTTCAACCGAATGAAATTTATTTCTGCTTCATTAGCATACGCAGTTGCAGTGGATGGTGTTTATAAGTACACCGGCACATGGACTAAGATATTGAATTTGCCCAAAAGCACAATGGCTCTTGATATTGTGCTTCCTTCAACTATTACAGTTGAAGGTTTCCGTTCTACTGATTCGGGATTAAACTGGACTCCTCAGGATCAGCAGGAAGAGGATGTTTACGATATGTATTTCGTAAATCAGAATACAGGGTATATCGTGGGTTACGCAGGAGCAATTTTGAAAACAACAAACGGCGGCGAAACGATTTCAGACATAAGAAATGTTAACAGTAATGTTCCTGAAAATTACTCGCTTTCCCAAAACTACCCCAACCCGTTCAATCCCTCAACGCGGATTAATTACGAATTACGAAATTCGAATTTCATTTTACTAAAGATTTTTGATTTACTTGGGAAGGAAGTTGCAACGCTTGTAAACGAAAAACAAAATGCAGGCAGCTATGCAGTGGATTTTAATTCGACTGTTTTCAATTTGCCCAGCGGTATATATTTTTACACCCTGAATACAGGGGAGTTTAAAGAAACAAGAAAGATGATTTTAATAAAATAA
- a CDS encoding T9SS type A sorting domain-containing protein: MTSPSQGLLSLYILDEDNAWACGGNNTILKTTNGGGFISGVNLNSTNIPDKFSLSQNYPNPFNPSTKINYEIKNSGFVSLKVFDLLGKEVAALVNEKQNAGSYAVDFNSSEYNLPSGIYFYTLNAGEFKETKKMVLIK; the protein is encoded by the coding sequence ATTACATCACCGTCTCAAGGTCTCCTTTCTCTTTATATATTAGATGAAGATAATGCATGGGCTTGCGGAGGGAATAACACAATCCTAAAGACAACTAATGGAGGTGGGTTTATATCCGGTGTGAATTTAAATTCCACAAACATCCCCGATAAATTTTCATTGAGCCAAAACTACCCCAACCCGTTCAATCCCTCTACAAAAATAAATTATGAAATAAAAAATTCAGGGTTCGTGAGTTTGAAAGTTTTTGATTTGCTTGGAAAAGAAGTTGCAGCGCTTGTTAACGAAAAACAAAATGCAGGCAGCTATGCAGTGGATTTTAATTCATCGGAATACAATCTTCCAAGCGGAATATATTTTTATACCCTGAACGCAGGGGAGTTTAAAGAGACAAAAAAAATGGTGCTTATAAAATAA
- a CDS encoding T9SS type A sorting domain-containing protein: MKKLIFILALCLLTGNVFAQSGWQWVNPLPQGNDLFNVKFVNNNTAFSIGEKNTVMKTTNGGINWNVKNIGNATGRLIYISIVDSLVIFVLNIQQNLFKTTNSGENWVQLPNVPDMNYNSDLNILSFINSDTGFFSAHGDIYKTINGGYNWNLIYSLGAGTVSADLFFINSQTGFFSYFSDSTRILRTTNQGLNWNVCYKRDSLFQIKNIQFLNTNVGYAFYENLLFGGPSHVMILKTTNSGLNWFNIPKFITPYYYHHINFFNEGTGVLFETKTIANAQNLKAYKTTNDGLNWDVVANYNSAITANVMQSGLGFIVGFGGSIFKTSNSGSNWNYLNSSLGELAGLNTLKFVDSTTGYITGAAGIFLKSTNQGLNWVRSNIGYNNLTSSFFINSQTGYIGSEKSKLYKTTNSGNSWDTISLPFPHPDPRTIYSIYFIDSNIGFAGSETYIYKTTNAGLNWKNVFETGSNIINSIHFINSTTGYFYNYKWSYSPGNPSYYMIYKSTNSGDNWNSIYYETNLNTVAGSVKFISSDIGYRNLGGAVYKTLNGGLNWFPILNYSDGTEIKILPNSIIYLGSYKSTNNGVNWTVYETKVQTIKDIQYINNLTGFLIGGNGGAILRTTDGGEIISSVYGITSNEITDNFSLHQNYPNPFNPSTVIRYQLSVAGFITLKVFDLLGKEVAALVNEKQNAGSYSVDFNSTEFNLPSGIYFYTLNAGEFKETRKMILIK; this comes from the coding sequence ATGAAAAAATTAATTTTTATATTGGCGTTATGTTTGCTTACAGGAAATGTTTTTGCGCAAAGCGGGTGGCAGTGGGTGAACCCTTTACCGCAAGGAAATGATCTTTTCAATGTGAAGTTTGTGAATAATAACACAGCATTTTCTATTGGTGAAAAAAACACTGTAATGAAAACAACCAATGGTGGTATAAACTGGAACGTTAAAAATATTGGAAATGCAACTGGTAGATTAATTTATATAAGTATTGTAGATTCTCTGGTTATTTTTGTTTTAAATATTCAGCAAAATTTATTTAAGACAACTAACTCCGGAGAGAACTGGGTTCAATTACCAAATGTTCCGGATATGAACTATAATTCCGATTTGAATATTCTGTCGTTCATAAATTCAGATACCGGTTTTTTTTCAGCTCATGGAGATATATATAAAACTATAAATGGTGGATATAATTGGAATCTTATCTATTCCTTAGGAGCAGGAACAGTTTCTGCTGATTTATTTTTTATTAATTCACAAACAGGTTTTTTTAGTTATTTTAGTGATTCCACAAGGATTCTTAGGACAACAAATCAAGGTTTAAATTGGAATGTTTGTTATAAAAGAGATAGTTTATTTCAGATAAAAAACATTCAATTCCTTAATACTAACGTTGGTTATGCTTTTTACGAAAATTTACTCTTTGGAGGTCCTAGTCATGTGATGATTTTAAAAACAACTAATTCAGGGTTAAATTGGTTTAATATACCAAAATTTATAACACCATATTATTATCATCATATTAATTTTTTTAATGAGGGTACCGGAGTACTTTTTGAAACCAAAACAATAGCAAATGCCCAGAATCTGAAAGCATATAAGACAACGAACGACGGTTTAAATTGGGATGTTGTTGCAAATTATAATTCCGCAATAACAGCAAATGTAATGCAATCAGGCTTAGGATTTATTGTAGGGTTTGGTGGAAGTATATTCAAAACTTCAAATAGTGGTTCAAATTGGAATTATTTAAACTCATCGTTAGGTGAATTAGCGGGGTTAAACACATTAAAATTTGTAGACAGTACGACAGGATACATCACTGGTGCTGCCGGAATTTTTTTGAAATCCACAAATCAGGGACTGAACTGGGTTAGATCAAATATAGGATACAATAACCTTACTTCTTCTTTTTTTATAAATTCTCAGACAGGATACATAGGTTCCGAGAAGAGTAAATTATATAAAACAACAAATTCTGGAAACAGCTGGGATACAATATCATTGCCATTCCCACATCCCGATCCAAGGACAATTTATTCAATATATTTTATTGATAGTAATATTGGTTTTGCTGGCTCTGAAACATATATTTATAAAACTACAAATGCAGGATTAAATTGGAAAAACGTTTTTGAAACAGGAAGTAATATTATTAATTCTATTCACTTTATTAATTCAACAACTGGATATTTTTATAATTATAAATGGTCTTATTCTCCAGGTAATCCTTCATATTATATGATATACAAATCAACAAATAGCGGTGATAATTGGAACTCAATTTATTACGAAACCAATTTAAATACTGTAGCAGGGAGTGTAAAATTTATTTCAAGTGATATCGGTTATAGAAATTTAGGGGGAGCAGTTTATAAAACATTAAATGGAGGATTAAACTGGTTTCCAATATTAAATTACAGTGATGGTACAGAAATAAAAATTTTACCGAATTCTATTATCTATCTAGGAAGTTATAAATCTACAAATAATGGGGTCAATTGGACAGTTTATGAAACTAAAGTTCAAACTATAAAAGATATTCAGTATATAAATAATCTTACAGGATTTTTAATTGGAGGTAACGGCGGAGCAATTTTAAGAACTACAGACGGTGGAGAAATTATTTCGTCAGTTTATGGCATAACTTCAAATGAAATTACTGATAATTTTTCTCTTCATCAAAACTATCCCAACCCCTTCAACCCAAGCACAGTTATCCGTTATCAACTATCAGTTGCCGGGTTTATAACATTAAAAGTTTTTGATTTACTCGGGAAGGAAGTCGCAGCACTCGTAAACGAAAAACAAAATGCAGGCAGCTATTCAGTTGATTTTAATTCAACGGAGTTCAATCTGCCGAGCGGGATTTATTTTTATACTCTGAACGCAGGGGAGTTTAAAGAAACAAGAAAAATGATTTTAATAAAATAA
- a CDS encoding T9SS type A sorting domain-containing protein: MRKQKLVLILVMLIFTGNVIAQSGWQWVNPTPQGNSLNDCQFINENVVIAVGNYGTILKSSNAGSNWQRINLTTTENFIKMYFSNALTGIVVSTSGYKIRTVDGGINWSVINSPTTGNVTTMSFFDANNGIIAGFNSLLYKTTNGGLNWISITTPFNVRSIRNVSMINENQFYVFCEANYIVSEGSWQTIELPNVLWHNVYIDKSNLNKRYLCGNSKIAYTNNGGGNWKVSRDIPADIYEIMPFDSLNIVTLGTAGIYKTTNGGNFWYDVFDHAHLWIVPFLGMSFSTSGNGVIVGTNGLVFSSSNSGENWQWKYNSEKLGKLSVVKKIGFNSVLAFGVTGNFLRTTNGGDGWSSEWINNGKDFSDAIFLDSLTGFASITKKDGSPVPPFFWVYGGIYKTTDAGANWSNIYSSSQYLVKGVSFTNINTGYISGSMETVTTQREAILKTTNGGLNWTSIYEAPNRNSILYKNCFLNELTGYVSGDSGKIVKTTNGGINWINVPVNTSNSFTNVKFFNELTGYASGNSVNLAFTTNGGQNWSLIPTSADSAINSIYFFDVNKGYVLSNRKLSFTSNGGSSWTAQNIYCEYGLNDLVFTDLNTGYIVGETGTILRTTDAGNVFVSNTSSEIPDHFLLHQNYPNPFNPSTKINYEIKSSGFVTLKVFDLLGKEVATLVNEKQNAGSYAIDFNSSEFSLPSGIYFYTLNTGEFKETKKMVLIK; this comes from the coding sequence ATGAGAAAGCAAAAATTAGTTTTAATATTGGTGATGTTGATTTTCACAGGAAATGTAATTGCGCAGAGCGGGTGGCAGTGGGTAAACCCAACTCCGCAAGGAAATTCTTTAAACGATTGTCAGTTCATCAATGAAAACGTAGTAATAGCAGTTGGGAATTATGGAACAATTTTAAAATCGAGCAATGCAGGATCAAACTGGCAACGGATTAATTTAACTACTACTGAAAATTTTATAAAAATGTATTTCTCAAATGCGTTAACCGGGATTGTAGTAAGTACTTCCGGATATAAAATTAGAACAGTTGATGGGGGAATAAATTGGTCTGTTATAAATAGTCCTACAACCGGCAATGTAACTACAATGTCTTTTTTCGATGCAAATAATGGAATCATTGCCGGTTTTAATTCTCTGCTTTATAAAACAACTAATGGTGGTTTAAACTGGATTAGTATAACAACACCATTTAATGTAAGAAGTATAAGAAATGTAAGTATGATTAACGAAAATCAGTTTTACGTCTTTTGTGAAGCTAATTATATTGTTAGCGAAGGAAGCTGGCAAACAATTGAATTACCTAACGTATTATGGCACAATGTATACATTGACAAAAGTAATCTCAATAAGCGGTATCTATGCGGTAATTCTAAAATTGCATATACTAATAATGGGGGAGGGAACTGGAAGGTAAGCAGAGATATACCAGCTGATATATATGAAATTATGCCATTTGATTCTTTGAACATTGTAACATTAGGTACGGCTGGTATTTATAAAACTACAAATGGCGGGAATTTTTGGTATGATGTATTCGACCATGCACATTTATGGATTGTACCATTCTTAGGAATGTCATTCTCAACCTCCGGTAATGGAGTTATTGTTGGAACGAATGGCTTAGTATTCTCTTCATCAAATTCAGGTGAAAATTGGCAATGGAAATATAATTCAGAGAAATTAGGCAAACTAAGCGTAGTTAAAAAAATAGGATTTAATTCTGTTTTAGCCTTTGGAGTAACAGGCAATTTTCTAAGGACAACAAACGGAGGTGATGGATGGTCTTCTGAATGGATAAATAACGGCAAAGATTTTTCAGATGCAATATTTCTGGATAGCTTAACAGGCTTTGCTTCGATAACTAAAAAAGACGGATCACCAGTTCCGCCTTTCTTTTGGGTTTATGGCGGAATTTATAAAACAACCGATGCAGGAGCGAATTGGAGCAATATTTATTCAAGCAGTCAATATCTCGTTAAAGGTGTAAGTTTTACAAATATTAATACAGGTTATATTTCAGGAAGTATGGAAACAGTTACTACACAACGTGAAGCTATTTTAAAAACTACTAATGGTGGATTAAATTGGACATCAATTTATGAGGCTCCGAATAGAAACAGTATACTTTACAAAAATTGTTTTTTAAATGAACTTACAGGCTATGTTAGCGGAGACTCAGGTAAAATTGTTAAAACAACTAACGGCGGAATTAATTGGATTAATGTTCCGGTAAATACTAGTAATAGTTTCACTAATGTAAAATTTTTTAATGAATTAACAGGATATGCTTCCGGAAATTCAGTTAATTTAGCTTTTACTACAAACGGAGGACAAAACTGGAGTCTAATCCCAACGAGTGCAGATTCAGCTATTAATTCAATTTATTTTTTTGACGTGAATAAAGGTTATGTTTTGAGTAATAGAAAACTTAGTTTCACTTCAAATGGAGGCAGTAGTTGGACAGCTCAAAATATTTATTGCGAGTATGGCTTGAATGATTTAGTATTTACCGATTTAAATACCGGATATATAGTAGGGGAAACCGGAACAATTCTAAGAACAACAGATGCAGGAAATGTTTTCGTCTCAAATACATCTTCTGAAATCCCTGACCATTTTTTACTACACCAAAACTACCCCAACCCCTTCAACCCATCAACAAAAATAAATTATGAAATTAAATCATCGGGATTTGTTACACTCAAAGTTTTTGATTTGCTTGGAAAGGAAGTTGCGACTCTTGTAAACGAAAAACAAAATGCAGGCAGCTATGCAATAGATTTTAACTCATCGGAGTTCAGTCTCCCCAGCGGAATTTATTTTTATACTCTTAACACAGGGGAGTTTAAAGAGACAAAAAAAATGGTTTTAATTAAATAA